The genomic interval GGGACTCGCGTACAGCGACAGCGGCTGCTTGCTCATGGCCAAGGCTCGGTgcaggagggggatctgggggaggGGATCGCTTGAGGTgagcccctgtgcccccccaaaaATCCTGTCCTGCTACTGCTTGCCTTCATCTTGGTGTCCTCGTCTCGCAGGCTGAAGTGGGCGAGCTCGTAGTCAAAGGGAACGTCGTCGTAGGTGTAGACGTGGAGGGAGAAGTCGCAGCTGGCCATGGGGATGCGGATGAGGTTGTACTCCAGCCCTGCCGGGCACAGCGGGGTGCGACAGACAGGTGGACAGTGGGACGAGTGGCCTCCAAGTCCCACTGGCCACCAGGCTGCAGgatcccccatccccatccctcacCTTCCTCAGAGAAGTACGAGCGGAGCAGGTGGTCCTGGGCAGTTTCTGGCAGGGAAAGGATGTTGATGGCAGCTGCGTCGGTGATGGAGCCACCAAAACCTTTCACCTTCTGGTACCGCTGCGTCACGTCCACGGTCAGGATGAGGTCTGCAGGGAGGGAAGGCGGCGTGAGGGCGGGTGCCGGGGGGTCCCGCGGTGGCCCCAGTGCCCGCAGCGGGTACCTGGGGTCTTGGCGTCGTGCTGGAAGCTCCCCTGGCTGCGCTCCAGCCGCTTGCCCGCCTTGCTGCTCTCGTACTTGATGTAGGTGCCCGCGGCCGGCAGCACCACGGGGTCCAGCGTGTCGCAGTACGTGGCGTTGCAGACGCACACCATGGCATCGCGCCCGAAgtatttggggctgcagggccggGCGCCTGGGGGGGCACGGGCAGGGTGGGGGCGGCCGCTGCTCTGGGACCTGTCCCTGCCAGGGCTGTCCTGCCGCTGCCCCCACGCTCCACACCCCATCACCGCCCGCGCATCCCGGCTCCcgtgcctgtcccagggtccctcATGCTCACGCTGTCCCATTGCCACCCCCACGATGTCCCCGTGCTCACCTGTGGCCGGTGGCGCtatcaccagcagcagcagccagcccaGGGCAACGGCGGCCCCCATGgcccctccgtgtcccccgggAGAAGCGGCAGCACCGTGGAACCCGCCTGTCCCGGCGTCACCCCGAGCCGGTCCCGGCCGCACCGACAGCCCCGGGTTCGCTGCCGGCCTCGCCTTTAAGGCCACCCGGGCTTCCCGTTCCGCCCACGCCCGGGGCACCGGTGCAGGAGCGGCGTCGGGCCCCGGTTGGGCAGGACAGCGGGCGCCGGCTCTATCCAGCGATGGTAACGGGGCCGCTCACTCCGGCACCGGGAAACCCCGGCGGGCGCCGCGGGGTAGCGGGCACCGCCCCGGTTGCGCAACACGCTGCGCCCCCACGGCCACGCTGCGCCCCCACGGCCACGCACCGCGACCCGCAGGTCCGCGCCCGCGGAGCCGCCACCGGAGACACGGGCGGCCGGTGCCCCGCCCCCGTCACGTGCCCGCTCAGCTgacccgcgccgccccgcccctccccagtGCCGCCAGCCGCACGGTCCCGGGAGCGAGCGGGGGAGGCGACCACGTGACCACGTTTTATTCGGTCTCTAGCGAGAGGGTGCGAGCGCCGCGGGACCGGCCCCGCAACGCGCCTGGGGACCCCGGGGCGGGCACGGCCAGCGCGGGGACAGGCACAGCTGGCACGGGGACAGGGCGGGGGACAAGGCAGGGGACAGGCACAGCTGGCATGAGGGACAGGCACGGCTGGCACAAGGGGACAAGGCAGGGGACaggcacagccagggtgggggacaGGCACGGCCACCCCAGGGGACAGGCACGGCCAGcgcaggggacacagcaggggaCAGGCGTGGCTATCCCGGAGTAGAGGCAcggctggcaggggacaggcaCGGCCAGcgcaggggacagggcaggggacaggcacggccgccccggcccCCAGCGGCCACCCCAGGGGACCAGCCCCTCGCCCTGGGGAAGGGACCCCGTGAGCCCCCAGGGCGCTGGCGCAGGACCCAGCCCTGCCGAGAATCAACGTCCGAGGGCCCTGGCCCCGAGCGGGACCCCCGTCCCCGCAGCGGGGTCCCCGCGGGAGGCTGCGCGCTCAGAGGACGCTCTCCTTGCAGGTCCCGCCGAGGCTCCGCAGGCGGCCGCGCTCCAGCCGGCGGGTGGACAGGAGCCGGCGCAGGGACGACGTGGAGCTCAGGTCCCCGCAGCTCTGCAGGTGGATGCCTTCCTGGGGCCGCTCCGCTCCCGGCCAGGCGCTCCAGGGAACCTGCAACCCCGTGGGGACGGGCTGCGGCGGCGCGGGCAGCACCCCTGCCCGTGGCACCAGCGGGACGGGGCAGCGGGGGCGGCAGAGGCGTGTGTCACACGCGGACGGTGTCATTAAGGACGGGATCACTCCCATCAGGGCCTCCCAAGGTCGCCAGCGTCCCGTGAGACGAGCACGGGATGTCCCAGCAGCTGCCTACGGGCTGCGGTGACTCAGGGACAAAGCCAAAGGTGTTGTGACACACGTGATTTTCCCACTCGCAGATACGGCGGGGGCCAAGGGGAAAGGACTGGCACGCCCAGAAGGGCTGGGTGACAACAGTGCCATGGGAAAGAtgctctgcctgcagccccaTGCACCGAGGGGTGCACGGCAGGGAAACGGAGACCCCAGAAGGGCCGGTGTAAACGTTCTAGTGGGGAGTGGAGAGGGTGTGGATGGGGCTCCCCGGGTAGGAGGAGCCGGCCCTGTCCTCTGGAGCACCGCGGCTACTGGAGCTCACCTGCTTGTGGCCCTGGGCGCTGTGGCCGGGCAGCTCCACGCTGGGCGCTCGGCTGCGCCGGGGTCTCTGCAGGAACCTGGCCACCAGCCCGCGGGTGCCCCGGCACACCTTGAGGTCCCCCAGGGAGCGGGTGGTGGTCTGCGAGAGCTGCTGCGTCGCCTTCTTGGAGGGCAGCGGTTTGTCCTTCCCCAGCGAGCCGGCCCGGAGCAGCAGGGGGGAGTCACAGTGTGGGTGGCGGAGCAGACAGGCTGCCGAGCACAGCCCTGCGGGGACAGCGCCGCTCAGCACCGGGACACCgctcaccatgtccccaaaacccacggGGCTCTCGCTGTCCCCCCTTCCCAATAGACAACAGCACCAGCGCACATCTCCATCATCCCACTGGGGTGAGCCTGACCCCCAAAGGGCTGCAGGggcccctccccacctcccagtatatcccagtatatccATGCCCTGACCTGTATCCGCAGAGGAGTTGGACACAGTGTCCTCCAGTGCTTTGGTATAAAGTACTTCCCTGAAATCTGCTGGGAGCAGAAAGAGCGTGCTCAGgctccagcagcccccccagcgcACAAATGCAGCCGAAACCCCGCGGCGCACCCGGGACACGGCCGCACGTGTCACCTACCAGCACGGTCGCCCATCAGGACACCGGGGTCGCTGTGCGACCTCAGGAGCGGGCGCTGGCTCAGCCCCGGCGACGAAGGGCAGGAGGTCTCGCTGTTGCGCCGCGGGTGACCGAGGCGCCCGGCGCCGGGCCCTGCGGAGCGGCCACCACGTCCCTGACAAGAGCCCTTGTCCTTGAGCCGCACCTCGGGGAAGCAGGGCCCCGCGCAGCGCGCCAGCCCCTCCAGGCGGTTGCAACTGTGGGTCACGGCTCCCCCCACCAAGATGCCGTCGTGCGTGGGCTCCTCCGTGGAGCAGGAGTAGGAGCGCTCCCCGCGCACCCGGGGCTGGGGGCGCTCCTCGAAGGGGCCCTGCAAGCCCAGCGTGGGGCTGCGCGCGTGGTGGCTGCACTGCACGCAGTCCACGCTCAGGCAGTAATCGGCGCGGCTGCGCTGGATGGAGCGGAAAAGGACGTAGTCGACGGAGCGCAtggagccctgcagctccagGAGGCACGAGTCCTCCGACGGGCTGCTGTCCCCGGGGATGTCCATGATCTCGGACATGATGAGGGACCCGCTGTCCATGGACACTGCAAGAGGAGCAGGGCGTGCGGGGGTGAAGAGCTGCCGGGGAGGGCCGGCGTCCCCGCGAGTCCTCGTCCCGTCCCGCGGTGTCACCGGGCGCGCTCACCTTCTCCGCTGAGCACGATGGAGGGGACGCGGTCGCAGGCGCAGGCGTGCGAGCCGTCCGTCAGCTGCGAGTCAAACAGGGTGGCCTGCGGGGCGGCGCGGTCAGGGCGCGGGCAGAGCGGGAGCCCGGTCCTCCCCGCGCCCCCCCGTATCCCACCTGGCTGTCCCCCCGCAGCCCCATCACCGTCTCGTAGGACGGGGGGAAGTCGGTGGGGTAGAGCGGCATGGGGCTGTCCATGGAGCCGTTGTAGGTGATGCTGTGCAGGCAGGGAAAGCCACGTCAGGTGGGACAAACTCTGCTTGGGGACAAACTCtgcatggggacaaacggagccCCCAATCCCGCCCCAGCCCGGTACCTCTGCGCGTCGGTCTCGGAGCTGCAGGTGTACTCGGGTGGGTAATAGGGGGGTGGTGGCACCGGGGGCACGAATTCCTCGAAGTCCATCATGCTCTGTAGAAAGGTGTCGGGGGGGGACGTGCATTCCAGTGTCACGGAGCTCGAGCGCTGGGGGACcagctgcagggagaggagggagagctgggacccccacccagaaATCCAGCAAGGGACGTGTGTCCTGGGCCTTTATCCACACCCAGTTTGGGGCCAGGTCCTCCCATCGCAGCCCAGGGCCACCCCCGTCCTGGGCCAGCGCTGGGACTCACCACATGGACAATGTCGAGGGAGAAGATCTGGATGCAGCACACAACGGCGGAGAGCGTGCAGACGATGGTGGAGAAGACGGTCAAGCCGCAGACACTGAAGAGCAGGTCCTGGGGAGGAGCGGGGTGAGCCGTGGCCATCGCGTCGCCGCTCCCCGGGcaccccccgcgtcccccaccttGAGCGCCACGCGGATGCTGCGGCAGTCGGGGTTGGGGTACATGGTGAGCATCTCGCTGTGCCGGCTGCAGGAGGCGGGCGGGGGCTCCGCGCGGGTCTGGCAGCAGACACACAGGTCCCTTTCCTGGGGACGAGGAACGCCGTGAGGGACATCTGGGTGCTCGGCCCCTCCCCAAGAGCCACCGGTGCGTCCCCTGCCCTGcagctccccgtgtccccagagctccGCAGCCACGGACGAGCCGCCCAGGGGCTCTGCCGCAGCCCCCCCGCCGGCCTCACCCTCTCGCAGGCCCCCAGGGACGTCACCAGCTGCGCGTTCTGGCAGGACAGGATGGACCCGGCGAGGCTCAGCATGATGCCCAGCACCGACAGCAGTGTGAAGAAGGTGACCTgcggtggggaggagagggacTGCCAGCTGAGCTCAGAGCTGGGGGGGCATGGGGAGCCTCTTGGCCCCTCCATGCTgccctccccagcctgtcccccctGCACCACCTACCACCAGCGTGAGCGGCCGCTTCCAGGAGACGATGCCAACAAGCCCAGACAGCGCCAGCTGCGGATGCACAAGCcgggggtgaggatgaggaggggtcTCTACCAGGTGGAGGGGCCCAGAGCAGCCCCCACCCATGGGCAGAGCCCCCCGAGCCCTGCGGACCCAGAACCAGCCTGGGAGTGGCAGGGCGGTGGGGACAACGGTGCCACGAGCAGGGAGAAACTGCTGATTCAGGGCACTGGAAAGCCTGGGGACTGCGGGTGCTCTGGGCCAGGATCAGTGCTGCACGGTCACCATTGGTGACCAAGGGCCTGCCAGggtcctgcccccaccccacGAACGCCATGGGCAGAGCACCCAGTCCCCCTCGCCGCCACCGCAGCGCCCCGCGCATCCCTCCCTGCACAAACCTGCTCGGGGTGTGACCAGGAGCACGTCACCCCATGCACCCCCCGACTGCACCCTGCACTGCGCCCAGGGGTCTCCATCCCTCACACAGTCACCCTGGGGGAACCCCCGGGATTCTCCCACAATGCACCGCGGCAGCCACAGGCAGAGGGTGGGGGAGCAGCGGGGCCACACTCCCTTGGGACCGGTGACAAATTCAGCATCCAGGGAGATGTAGACCCGAGCAGGGCAGGTTTGTGCTTGACCCGCCCTACGCTACCCCAGACTCACCGAGAAGCCGGCCCAGGACGGGCAGGAGTGGCGGATCTTGGTGGAGGGCGTGATGGTGGCCGCCACCAGGCTGAAGGTGACGATCAGGACGCCCAGGATCACTTGGATGAAGCCCAGCACCAGCAGGATCTGCAGCCAGGTCCGCTGGACGCGGAGGTGGGTGAGGCTGCGGGACGCGCGGCCGGTCAGCGAGCGGCTGGACTCGCTGGGGGACGGCATGGCTGCCCCGGGCGGCGACCGGGGACAACCGGCCCCGGAGCCCCGGGGCAACCGGCGGCACCGCGCCAGGACGAAGCCGGTGCCGGGGAAGCAGGAACGGACGCTCTGCAGAACAGGCCAGCCTCCACCTTTCGCCTTGTAGAAGGATGCTGACGGCAGCTCTTCCCAGTCCCCTGGGACGGGTGTTTGGGGCAGCGCCCACGGCCACGCGGGACCGGGCCCCCAGGAAGCTCCGTGGGGCGCCGCGGCAATGGAACCGGCCTCAACGGTACCTTCGCATGCCGGCGGCAGAGCCGGCCTAGAGCTCCCGGCCGGAGCCAGAACGCGGCCCCGGGGCTTCTTCCTCTGTCGCCGTCCCTCGGGCACCGGGCCCCCGCCGGGGGTTCATACCGCCCGGGCCCGCCGGCCCCCGGGGCAGCACCGGGCGGCGGGAGCCGCGGGCGAGGCTCCGGCCGCCGCCCTGGAGCATCCTCCGGCGGCACCGGGCGCAGGGGCTCCCGCTGCCAGGAGCACCCCCGGCCCCGGGCGGGCGGCTACGGGCGGGCtcgccgccccgctccccgcagccctggcccctcccggggccgcccggTGGGCGGGATGCTGCCGAGCATCGTCCCCGCCGAACCCCCCGCTCCGGCGGGGCCGGTGGCCGCGGTTACGGCAGGAGAGCGGCTGGCGGAGCGGGCGAGCCCGAGGCGCAGCGGCAGCTCCGGGGACGCTCCCGTCGCCGCCCGGTGGCCGCTCGGGCCGCgcccgcagcggggccgcccccgcaGTGGGGccgccgggagctgtagtccgggcccgccccgccgctcccggcTGGAACACAGAGACGAGGCGGCACGGAGTGAAACTTCATTTATTCCTTAAATAAAACCTGAAGGCGGTTCGGCGGCGAGCACAGCAACACACGGGAgggcgcggcgggagcggggACACCGCTGTCACCCAGCGCCAGCCCCCCGCAGCGGGAGGGGACAGAGGTCCAGCTGCAGGCACTGGTCCCCATGGATGAAGGCACGAACCCTCTCGCTGGCCCAGAAGCAGCGGGAACAAACCCCGGAGATGGGGCAAAGCAGAACTCATGAGACCCGGCGCAGCGGGAACAGGGTCGGGGATCCCCAAAGACACTGGCAcacgggacaggggacactgggggttagTAGGGGCACATACAGGGAGCAGCTTGGCCCCCAAAAAGGGAAGAGGGGGAAGGGGCACGGGGAGGAGTGCTGGGGATTGCGAGGGGTCGCTGGACCCAGGGGATGAAGGGAGAAGCCGTTTGGCCCCTGGGTGGAGGTGAGGAGGGAGCTAAGGGGCTACCAGGagccacccccagcacccagcccctgtgcctcccTTATcccccctgcctggagcaggctcAGCTCAGCCAAGGAGAAAGGGAGAGGATGGGGAAAGAGATGGGAACAGGGCtccctcccagcccagcagcgCGGGGCAGGAATGGGACAACGTTTTCGGTGGGGAAGCAGCTCCCGCTGCAAGGGGAAGGCAGGAAAAAGCCCCAAAGGAAGAGCTGGACCCTGCCCGCCCTGGGACTGGGCACACGGGGACCCTTCGTGGCCCAGGACACATGTGTGCTGGCACCAGGTGGGTAAGAGCCGAGCAGCTGTTTCGGTCCCTGTCACACATCTGGAGGAggctcctgtccccagcagctggCGCTGGAAGGGGGGGCGATGAGGGGatccgccgcctcccgccccgcTCCTTCCCCAGTCTGCGAGGGACGAGGGACCAGCACAAACCACAACAGCCTCCGCCCGCGAGGAAAGGGGGTGAGAGCAGCAGACGATTCGGGCACCAGCACTTCCAAGCTGGGATGAGGCAGCCTCTTGCCAGCTGATGCGAGACACACGGGGATCCAATGAAAGTGCAAATTggatttcctcctcctcctcggaaAGAGCCCACGTGCGATGGAAAACCGGGGCCCCCGCACGGTTAGGGTGCCCGGAAGGCGTTGGTGGCGGCGCCCGCGGCAGCGTTGGCGGCCGCCGTGCGCACCGCCTGGTTGGAGAAGACCCCCGCGGCAAACTCCTCCTGCGCCTTCTGGAAGCTGGCGCCCGTCCGGCGGTACAGAGAGTGGATCTGGGAGAGAGCGCCAAGCTCGGGGTCAAGTTCAAGGCCTCCAGGTGAACGGAGCTGTGCCAAAACCTGCCCTCGTTTTCCCCAGGAGTCGATCCCAACTCACCTTTTTCAGCATAATGATGCCCAACACAGCCACTCCCGTGAAGGACAAGGACACCATGATCATCATCACGGCCACGGCTGTGTTCTTGCGCAGCGCTATCAGGCTCAATATCCAGCCACTGCAAAACACGAGGTGGTTGCCTGCaggttccccctcctccccacttGCTTCCTCTCTTTTTGGGGTACTCGGCtggctgggggtccccagggccagcacaacACGCACCAGAATCCCCAGTTGGGTATGCCGATGGCCTGCAGCACGTACATCACATTCTGGGCAAAGAAGACGAAGAAGAAGACAAAGAAGTTGAACGAACTGTCGCTCCTGGGAGAAAGAGACAGGCGAGGTTAGGCCACAGGAAAGAACTCGCAAACCTTCCCTAAAGCGAGG from Patagioenas fasciata isolate bPatFas1 chromosome 30, bPatFas1.hap1, whole genome shotgun sequence carries:
- the ENTREP3 gene encoding protein ENTREP3 isoform X2, coding for MPSPSESSRSLTGRASRSLTHLRVQRTWLQILLVLGFIQVILGVLIVTFSLVAATITPSTKIRHSCPSWAGFSLALSGLVGIVSWKRPLTLVVTFFTLLSVLGIMLSLAGSILSCQNAQLVTSLGACERERDLCVCCQTRAEPPPASCSRHSEMLTMYPNPDCRSIRVALKDLLFSVCGLTVFSTIVCTLSAVVCCIQIFSLDIVHVLVPQRSSSVTLECTSPPDTFLQSMMDFEEFVPPVPPPPYYPPEYTCSSETDAQSITYNGSMDSPMPLYPTDFPPSYETVMGLRGDSQATLFDSQLTDGSHACACDRVPSIVLSGEVSMDSGSLIMSEIMDIPGDSSPSEDSCLLELQGSMRSVDYVLFRSIQRSRADYCLSVDCVQCSHHARSPTLGLQGPFEERPQPRVRGERSYSCSTEEPTHDGILVGGAVTHSCNRLEGLARCAGPCFPEVRLKDKGSCQGRGGRSAGPGAGRLGHPRRNSETSCPSSPGLSQRPLLRSHSDPGVLMGDRADFREVLYTKALEDTVSNSSADTGLCSAACLLRHPHCDSPLLLRAGSLGKDKPLPSKKATQQLSQTTTRSLGDLKVCRGTRGLVARFLQRPRRSRAPSVELPGHSAQGHKQVPWSAWPGAERPQEGIHLQSCGDLSSTSSLRRLLSTRRLERGRLRSLGGTCKESVL
- the ENTREP3 gene encoding protein ENTREP3 isoform X1, giving the protein MPSPSESSRSLTGRASRSLTHLRVQRTWLQILLVLGFIQVILGVLIVTFSLVAATITPSTKIRHSCPSWAGFSLALSGLVGIVSWKRPLTLVVTFFTLLSVLGIMLSLAGSILSCQNAQLVTSLGACERERDLCVCCQTRAEPPPASCSRHSEMLTMYPNPDCRSIRVALKDLLFSVCGLTVFSTIVCTLSAVVCCIQIFSLDIVHVLVPQRSSSVTLECTSPPDTFLQSMMDFEEFVPPVPPPPYYPPEYTCSSETDAQSITYNGSMDSPMPLYPTDFPPSYETVMGLRGDSQATLFDSQLTDGSHACACDRVPSIVLSGEVSMDSGSLIMSEIMDIPGDSSPSEDSCLLELQGSMRSVDYVLFRSIQRSRADYCLSVDCVQCSHHARSPTLGLQGPFEERPQPRVRGERSYSCSTEEPTHDGILVGGAVTHSCNRLEGLARCAGPCFPEVRLKDKGSCQGRGGRSAGPGAGRLGHPRRNSETSCPSSPGLSQRPLLRSHSDPGVLMGDRAADFREVLYTKALEDTVSNSSADTGLCSAACLLRHPHCDSPLLLRAGSLGKDKPLPSKKATQQLSQTTTRSLGDLKVCRGTRGLVARFLQRPRRSRAPSVELPGHSAQGHKQVPWSAWPGAERPQEGIHLQSCGDLSSTSSLRRLLSTRRLERGRLRSLGGTCKESVL